A window of Rosa rugosa chromosome 7, drRosRugo1.1, whole genome shotgun sequence genomic DNA:
AATAGGAGTATTCGATGAAAAAGGAGATGCAAAACCCAAGTGTGCGGTGTTTTCGCAAGTCCAGTAAGACTCAGAAAGCGGATTTTGCAGAATTGACTCCTCAGATTCAATACAGATTTGAATCAGATATTGTTGTACAAACAGATAATCTAGCTTTGATAATGACGTAATAGAGTTGTATCATATTCGTAACAGAGACCTCTAAGAAAGACTCCATGTATTAGGCAGAGGCTATATGCTAAAAGATTCTGTCATTGTTGTTAACTCAGGTCAAGAATTGGGTATAGCTTTTCAATgattttttcaatttcaattgatGACTTTGTTGTGCTTTCCTTTTCAAATGTCATTACCATTCCCTAATTTCTTCAGGGCCATCCTTATCCCACACGTCAGAGTAAGGACTAAAGAGAGGAGGTAGTTTTCATTCCATTATAATCATAGAACTTACACTAATTCCTCACACACATAGATACCAAGTTTATACACACAGATAATAAGCAGCCATGACCCTTCACAAATCCTAGCCTAGTAAGATCCGCACAAAGACGACGAGCCACAACTACTTTATTCTGAAACACAATTCTAAAAAACACCTTCAGAATCAGAGCCACACACACAGAAAGAAACTATTATAGATTATTATCAAGCTTTTCTAATAGAAGCACCAGACTCCATGAAGGCTTCAAGGCCTCGCTCACTTGCAAGTGCAAGGGTCGCAGGTGCAGTTGACACACTTGCAGCCATTGCAGCCTCCCTCGGTAGCCACACCGGCTTCAGCCTCTCCATAGTTCCTGCAGATTAAAACCCAATAAAACTAATTAGCAAAAGTCATATCATTTGGGATCTTCAAAAGTTCAaatcctttttttgttttttgtttttgtttttgtttttaggaacAAAACAACCCCTTTTAGGCTTTTTAGGTTCTCAGGAACAATCAACAAAGCAAAAATCAAGCTTCCACCAAATCGATAACTGTTATCATTTGATCCTATCAGATCACCCTCATCTCCTCCTATCTAGTCATTTACAAGTGAAAATGAACCATGCCCTAATTAGATtatctttttttcctttctttttcgcAAACGATGATGATATAAAATTCCGATCATTCAACTGCGCCTAGAAAATGGTCTAAGAGATGATGAAAATGTCTAGCTACACAAAAAACACTTACACTTTCTGTGTTCCCACGACACCCATGACAAGAGTCTCAGAGGCAGAGCTCTGCTCTGTGATGTCAGCATAGTTGGCGCAGCTGAAACATAAACACCCACATGATCAAAAATCGTTAACAAGCAAGCCCTGATCTCAGAAAACCAATaacaacaagaacaaaaaaagaTATATTACCCTCCGCAGCCACTGCCGCACTTGCAGCCAGCTCCGCAGCCACACTTTCCTCCGCAGCAAGACATGGTTTTTCAGAAAGAGAGATTGAAGAGATCAAAGAAAGATATGAGATTTGATTTAGATAAACCTGAAATCACTAACTCTCTTTGAACGAGTATTCATGAAGGCCCAGGGCCTCAATTTATAACGTAGGGGAGGGAGGACAGTGATTGATATCCACCGTCCACGTGTATGGATCATACGTAATATCTATCCATGCATTTCAGTCCAACCCTTTCTGTATCTATTTTCTTCCACGTCTCGTTTATTTTACTAACTTATTTATTGCCAATATTAAT
This region includes:
- the LOC133720271 gene encoding metallothionein-like protein type 2 MET1, whose translation is MSCCGGKCGCGAGCKCGSGCGGCANYADITEQSSASETLVMGVVGTQKVNYGEAEAGVATEGGCNGCKCVNCTCDPCTCK